A stretch of Mastomys coucha isolate ucsf_1 unplaced genomic scaffold, UCSF_Mcou_1 pScaffold1, whole genome shotgun sequence DNA encodes these proteins:
- the C1ql2 gene encoding complement C1q-like protein 2, translating into MALGLLIAVPLLLQAAPPGAAHYEMLGTCRMICDPYSVAPAGGPAGAKAPPPGPSTAALEVMQDLSANPPPPFIQGPKGDPGRPGKPGPRGPPGEPGPPGPRGPPGEKGDSGRPGLPGLQLTTSAAGGVGVVGGGTGGGGDAEGEVTSALSAAFSGPKIAFYVGLKSPHEGYEVLKFDDVVTNLGNHYDPTTGKFSCQVRGIYFFTYHILMRGGDGTSMWADLCKNGQVRASAIAQDADQNYDYASNSVVLHLDSGDEVYVKLDGGKAHGGNNNKYSTFSGFLLYPD; encoded by the exons ATGGCACTGGGGCTGCTGATCGCGgtgcccctgctgctgcaggcGGCGCCGCCCGGAGCGGCTCACTACGAGATGCTGGGCACCTGCCGTATGATCTGTGACCCGTACAGCGTCGCTCCCGCAGGGGGACCCGCGGGCGCCAAGGCTCCACCGCCCGGACCCAGTACCGCTGCCCTGGAAGTTATGCAGGACCTCAGCGCCAACCCCCCGCCTCCGTTTATCCAGGGACCAAAGGGTGATCCGGGGCGACCAGGCAAGCCGGGGCCTCGGGGTCCTCCTGGAGAGCCAGGGCCTCCTGGGCCCAGGGGTCCCCCGGGAGAGAAGGGAGACTCGGGGAGGCCAGGGCTACCCGGACTGCAGTTGACAACCAGCGCGGCCGGTGGCGTTGGAGTGGTGGGTGGCGGAACCGGGGGCGGTGGCGACGCGGAGGGAGAAGTGACCAGTGCTCTGAGCGCCGCCTTCAGCGGTCCCAAGATCGCCTTCTACGTGGGACTCAAGAGCCCCCACGAAGGCTACGAGGTGCTCAAGTTCGACGACGTGGTCACCAATCTTGGGAATCACTACGACCCCACTACCGGCAAGTTCAGCTGCCAGGTGCGGGGCATCTACTTCTTCACGTACCACATCCTCATGCGTGGCGGCGACGGAACGAGCATGTGGGCGGATCTCTGCAAGAACGGGCAG GTGCGGGCCAGCGCCATAGCCCAGGACGCGGACCAGAATTATGACTACGCCAGCAACAGCGTGGTACTGCACCTGGATTCGGGCGATGAAGTCTATGTGAAGTTGGACGGCGGGAAAGCTCATGGCGGCAACAACAACAAGTACAGCACGTTCTCGGGCTTTCTCCTGTACCCGGATTAG